Below is a genomic region from Myxococcus fulvus.
GTTCGCGCCGGTCAAGCCCCACGTGAAGCGCAACCTGATGGTGGGCATGGTGCTCGGCCTGCTGGCGGGGCTGGGCGCGGCGCTGCTGTTGGACCTGCTCGCGAACACGGTGGCCTCGCAGGAGGACGTGGAGGGTCGGCTGGGGCTGGCGTTCCTGGGTGTCATGCCGCGCATCGAGGGCAACCGTCCGCCCAAGGACCGCGACCTCTTCGTGCACCGCGAGCCCAAGTCGTCGGTGGCCGAGTGCTGTCGGGCCATCCGCACCAACCTGCTCTTCATGTCGCCGGACACGCCCTTCAAGACGCTGGTCGTCACGTCCAGCGGGCCGCAGGAGGGCAAGTCCACCACGACCATCAGCCTGGGCGTGGCGATGGCCCAGAGTGGCAACCGGGTGTTGCTGCTGGACACGGACATGCGCAGGCCCCGGCTGCACCGGGCCTTCGGGGTGCCCAACGATTTGGGCATCTCCTCGCTGGTGGTGGGCGAGGGCACGCTGGAGGCCGCGGTGAAGAGCACCGAGGTCCCCGGACTCTTCCTGCTCCCGTGTGGCCCCCTGCCGCCGAACCCGGCGGAGCTGCTGCACACGCGCGCGTTCGCGGACCTGCTCAAGCAGGTGGCGGGGAAGTTCGACCGCGTCCTGCTGGACAGCCCGCCGCTCAACGCGGTGGCGGACGCGGCGGTGCTGGCCACGCAGGCGGATGGCGTGGTGCTGGTGCTCAAGGCGGGCAAGACGAACCGGGACTCGGCGCAGCGCGCGCTGCGCTCGCTGGCGGACGTGCAGGCGCGCATGTACGGCGCCGTCCTCAACGACGTGGACCTCAAGGCCCCGGGCTATGGCGGTACGTACATCGCCTACCAGGGCTACGGGCAGTACGCCGAGGACCCCAAGGACCGGGTGGCGCAGTCGTGAGCGTGACGTTGACGGGAGCGGGCCTCCGGGTGTTGCACCTGGGCAAGTTCTATCCACCGGCGTCTGGCGGCATCGAGAGCCATGTCCAGACGCTGGCGCGCGCACAGGCGGCGCAGGGCGCGCAGGTGGAGGTGCTGTGCGCCAACCACTCGCGCGACTCGGGGAACACCAGCCACGAGTTCCACGGCAAGAGCCCCACGCATGAGGAGTGGGACGGGCTGGTGCGGGTGGTGAGGCTGGGGCGGCGCGCGTCGGTGGCGCGCATGGACGTGCTGCCGGAGCTGCCCGGGACGCTGCGGCGGATGCTCGCCCAGGGCGTGGACGTGGTGCACCTGCACACGCCGAACCCGACGATGCTGCTGGCGCTGGACATGATGCCCCGGCTGCCGGCCGTGTTCGTCACGCACCACAGCGACGTCATCCGGCAGAAGGTCGCGGGCGCGCTGTTCCGGCCGCTGGAGCTGCTGCTCTACACGCGTGCGCTGCGAATCTTCTCGGACAGCGAGGCGTACATCGAGGGCTCCTCGCTGCTGAAGCTGTTCCGGAGCAAGGTGCGGGCGTTGCCGCTCGGCATCGACGTGGAGCCGTACCTGGCGCCGTCAGCGGAGGTGCTCGCCGCCGAGGCGCGCTGGCGTCAGGACTTCGCGGGGACGCCGCTGTGGCTGATGGTGGGGCGGCTCGTCTACTACAAGGGTCTGTTCACCGCGCTGGAGGCCCTGGCGAAGGCGCCGGGTCGGCTGGTGGTGGTGGGCGTGGGGCCGCTGGAGGCGGAGGGCCGTGCTCGCGCGAAGGCGCTCGGCGTGGAGTCCCGCGTGACGTGGGCGGGCTACCTGCCGCCGGCTTCGCTCATGGGGGCCTATCGCGCCGCCACCGCGCTCTGGTTCCCGAGCAACGCGCGCAGCGAGGCGTATGGCCTGTCGCAGGCGGAGGCGATGGCCAGCGGCCTGCCCGTGCTGAACACGGCGATTCCCCACTCGGGCGTCGCGTGGGTGAGCCGTCACGAGGAGACGGGCCTGACGGTGCCGGTGGGTGACGCGGACGCGCTGGCGCGCGCGGCGAAGCGGCTCGTGGAGGAGCCGGGGCTCGCGGAGCGGCTGGGCCGAGGGGCACGGGAGCGCGCGCAGGCGGAGCTGCGGCACGACGTGATGGCGACGCGCAGCCTGAAGCTCTACGCGGAGGCGCTGGGTCGTCCCGTGCCGGAGATGACGGGGGCCGTGAGCGAGGTCCCCGCGCTCACCGGCACGGGGAGGGCCTGAGACGCCCGCATGCGCGCGCTGCACGTCTACAGCGGCAACCTCTACGGAGGCATCGAGTCCTTCCTCGTCGCGCTGGCGCGGGCGTCCTCGATTCACGCCGAGGGCACGACGCATGAGTACGCGCTGTGCTTCGAGGGGCGACTGTCGACGGAGCTGCGCGAGGCGGGCGCCACGGTCCACCTGTTGGGGAGCGTGCGGGTGGCGCGGCCCTGGACGGTGTGGCGCGCGCGGCGGGAGCTGGGCGCGCTGCTGAAGCGTGGCGGGTACTCGGTGGTCGTCTGCCACGCGGCGTGGCCGCAGGCCGTGTTCGGTCCCGTGGCGCGCGCGGCCGGTGTGCCGCTGGTCTTCTACCAGCACGATGCCTTGTCGGGTGCGCACTGGGTGGAGCGCTGGGCCGGTGTCACCTCGCCGGACCTGGTGCTCGCCAACAGCGCGTACTCCGCGCGCTCGCTCGGCAGCGTCTATCCCCGGGCTCCGCATCGGGTGCGCCATCCGTTGGTGCAGGCGCCGGCGCGGGTTCCGGACTCCTCGGAGCGCGGGGCGCTGCGTGCCGAACTCGGCGCGGGCGACGATGACGTGGTCATCCTCCAGGCCTGCCGGATGGAGGCGTGGAAGGGACACCGGCTGTTGCTCGAGGCCCTGGGGCGCATGCGCGAGGCGCGGGGCTGGCGACTGTGGGTGGCGGGTGGGGCGCAGCGCGAGGAGGAGACGCGCTATCTGGAGGGATTGCTCGCGCAGACGCGTGCGCTCGGCTTGGACGGGCGGGTGCGCTTCCTGGGGCAGCGCTCGGACGTGCCCCGGTTGATGCGCGCGGCGGACGTGCACTGTCAGCCCAACACGTCGCCGGAGCCCTTCGGTCTGGCCTTCGTGGAGGCGCTCCAGGCGGGGCTGCCCGTGGTGACGACGGCGCAGGGTGGGCCGCTGGAAATCGTGGACGAGACGTGTGGTCGGCTCGTCGTGCCCGAGGCCGGCGCGCTGTCCGCCGCGCTCCTGCGACTGGTGGTGGACGCGGAGGCGCGCCGCAAGCTGGGCGCGGGTGGGCCCGCTCGCGCGGCGGCGCTCTGTGCTCCGGAGGTCTTCCTTCAAGGCCTGGACGAGGACCTGCGCGTGGCCGTGTCGGGAGTCGAGGCGTGAGCGCGCCACGTCCGTCCTCCCGGCCTCAACTCCAGGGGCCGGGCGTGCTCGGGCGCAGGTACGTGCGCCGCGCGCCGGGCGCGCCGTTGGAGGTGGCGCCGCCGCAGCAGCCACGTCCGCCGTCGAAGGACGCACCGCCCGTCACGGCGTCGCGCACGGGCCTCCTGTCCTCGAACCGGCTGGTGCCGCTGTTCATCGGCGTGCTCGTCGCGTGTCAGCTCGCGCTGCTGGTGGAGGCCATCGCGCCCCTGCGGGTGCTGGTGCGCATCCTGGCGTTCGGGTTGAGCCTGGCGCTGCTGGTGCTCGTCCCCGGGCGCGGGGCGAGGCATCCGGCCGTGCCCTTCGTGGTGGGCTCGCTGGCCATCACCACGCTCAACTTCTTCCACCCGGGCACCGTCAGCCCGATGGCCGGCGCGGTGCAACTGGGCATCCAGTTGTCCATCATCGCGCCGTTGTTCTGGGTGACGCGGCTGTCCATCGACTCGCGCGTCTTCCGGCTCACCCTCACGCTGCTGTTCCTCTTCAACATGGCCAGCGCCTCGGTGGGCGTGCTCCAGGTCTACTTCCCCGGCCGCTTCCAGCCGGCCATGTCGGCCGCGGTGCAGGCGCAGGGGGATTCCTATCTGCGCAGCCTGGAGTTCGAGACCGCCAGCGGCGCGCGGGTCTTCCGGCCCATGGGTCTGACGGACATACCCGGCGGCGCGGCGACGGGGGGCTTCTACGCGGTGCTGCTCGGCAGCGGCTTCCTCTTGTCCTCGCGCAAGGGCCTGTCACGCGCGCTGAGCGTGGTGGGCATCCTGGTGGGGCTGCTCTGTCTCTACCTGTGCCAGGTGCGCGCGATTGCGCTGACGCTGGGCGTCTGTCTGGCGGCGATGGCGGGCATGCTCGTGCTCACCGGCCGGGTGGCGCGGCTGGCGAAGCTGATGGCGGTGGTGGGCATGGCGAGCGTGTTCGCCTTCGGCTGGGCCGTGGCCGTGGGCGGCGACGCGGTGCAGAAGCGCTGGGACAGCCTGTTCGAGGCGAAGCCGGAGGAGGTCTACCACAGCAACCGTGGCCGCTTCCTGGAGGGCACCTTCGAGTACTTCCTGCCGGAGTATCCGCTGGGCGCGGGCCTGGGGCGCTACGGCATGGCCAACGCGTACTTCGGGGACAACTCCGACCCGGCGCAGCCGCCCTTGTGGGCCGAAATCCAGTGGACGGCGTGGGTCTACGACGGCGGCATCGTGGTGGTGGTGCTCTACCCCCTGGCGCTCCTGGCGACGATGGCGTGGGTGCTCCAGATGGCCCGACGGCGCCATGACTCCGGCGATGAGTTCTGGCTGTGGGGAAGCGTCATCTTCGCCTACAACCTGGGCGCGCTGGCCCTGACCTTCAGCTATCCGTTCTTCATGAGCCAGGTGGGCATGGAGTTCTGGTTGCTCAACGCGGCGCTCTTCGGCGCCTGGACGCATGCGAAGACCCTACACGCTCATCGCCGGTGATTTCGTCGCCACGGGTGGAATGGACCGCGCCAACCTGGCCCTCGCGCACTGGCTGGCGAAGCAGGGCGGCCCCGTGCGGTTGGTGGCCCACCGCGTGGCGGACGAGCTGCTCGGCTTCCCCAACGTGCGCTTCGTGAAGGTGCCCAAGCCCGCGAACTCCTATCTGCTCGGCGAGCCGCTGCTGGCCGCGATGGGCCGGGCGTGGGCGCTGCGCACGCGCGCCGAGGGCGGCCGGGTGCTCGCCAACGGCGGCAACTGCGTCGTGCCCGGCGCCAACTGGGTGCACTACGTGCACGGGGCCTATGTCTCGGAGCACGTCGGCGGAGTGCTGCGTCAGGTGAAGGGCCGCGTGGGCCACGCGCGCTTCGTGAGCGAGGAGCGCAAGGCGCTGTGGCGCTCGAACGTCATCCTGGCCAACTCGAAGCGCACGCGCGCGGACCTGGTGGCGGCCACGGGTGTTCCCGAGGCGCGGGTGCACGTCGTCTATTACGGCAACGACTCGGAGCGCTTCCATCCAGTGTCGCCCGAGGCCCGACGCGCGGCGCGCGCGGAGCTGGGCTGGCCGGAGGACCGACGCGTGGCGCTCTTCGTGGGCGCGCTCGGCGACCGTCGCAAGGGCTTCGACTCCCTGTTCAATGCGTGGGCGCGGCTGCACGCGCACGGGGACTGGGGCGTGGACCTGAAGGTGGTGGGCGTGGGCGCGCAGCGCGAGGCCTGGGAGCAGGAGGCGCGCGTGCAAGGCCTGGAGCGGCACATCGAGTTCCTCGGCTTCCGCAAGGACGTGCCCGTGCTGCTGTCCGCGGCGGACCTGCTGGTGTCCCCGACGCGGTACGAGGCCTACGGGCTGGGCGTCCACGAGGCGCTGTGCTCGGGTCTGCCCGCGCTGGTGAGTCGCTCGGCGGGCGTGGCCGAGCGCTATCCGACGGAGCTCGGGGGCCTGCTGCTGGATGACCCGGATGACGTGGACGCGTTGGTCCGCGCGCTGGAGTCGTGGCGCGAGCACGAGGCGGCGTGGGCTCCCCACGTGGCGGCCTTCTCGGAGCGGCTCCGCGCGTGGACGTGGGATGACATGGCCGCCGGCATCGTCCAGGTGATGGAGCGCGAGGGCTGAGCGCTTCAGCGTCGCTCGAGCAGCGCTTCGAAGAAGTCCAGGTGCGCGCGGGCGACGACGGGCCACGAGAAGCGCCGCACGGCCCACTCGCGGCCGCGTGAGGACAGCTCGCGTCGGAGCTCGGGGCTCTCCAGCACGTCCGAGAGCGCGCGGGCCCACGCGGTGTCATCCGCCTCCGGGAGCAGCCGTCCCGCGTCGCCCACGGTGTGGGGGATTTCGCCGGAGGTGCTCGCGAGCACGGGCACGCCGCACGCGAAGGCCTCCGCGAGCATGCGGCCGAACTGCTCCTTCCACCGAGGCATCGTCTGGCTCGGGCCGCAGAGCACATCCATGGCGTTGAGCACGCGCGGCACGCCCTCGTGGGGAACTCCGGTGAGGATGCGCACGCGGTCCTCGTGGCGCGCGGCCCAGGCGCGCAGCTCCGTTTCCATGGGGCCTCCCCCGGCGAACAGCGCGCGCCACGGTGTGCGGAGCTGCTCCAGCACGCGCATCAGCAGCGACACGCCCTTCTCGGGGACGAAGCGTCCCAGGTAGCCGATGACGGGAGGGCCCTCTGTGTTCCACCCGAGCTCGCGTCGCACGGCCTCGCCCGAGGCGCGGTCCGGTCGGAACAGCTCCGTGTCCACGCCCATGGGGATGATGCAGGAGCGGCGCGCGGCATAGCCCGGTCGGCCGAGCAGGTTGTCCTTCACCGTCTGACCGCCCGCAATCCAGCCGGCGCTGCGCCCGACGACGAAGCGCTCCGTCTGCGCGAAGGGCGGTGGGTAGCGCTTGGAGAGGTTCTGGAAGGTGCTGAAGACGAGGGGCACGCGGCGCGGGGTGAGCAGGGCCACCTCGAGCCCCGCGAGGACGAAGGGCTCCTCCCAGGCATGGACCAGGTCCACGCCGCGCCGCAGGTGCTCGTGCAGCTCGGGGCCGTAGACGAACGCGTGCAGTGAGCGACTGAGGAAGGCTCGCACGCCCGCCACCTTCGCGGGCTCGTCGGAGTCGAGCTGGAGGTGGATGGGCCGCAGGTCACCATGGAAGAAGCGCGGCGCCACGGCGGTGACGTCCCACGCGCCACCTCCGACGCGGGCCATCTCGTTGGCGAGGCGCCGGTTGAGGGTGACGACGTACGAGTGCGAGACGGTGACGAGTCTGCGAGGCCGCTGCACGAAGAGCTCCGGTGAGCGGCGGACGAAACCAGAGCCCCTCGGGGTGGTCAACCGGGCTGTCCACCCAGCAGCGAGCGGTACACGGAGAGAATCTCGCGGGCGTAGCGCTGGCGGGAGAAGCACTCGATGGCGGTGCTCCGGGCCGCGGCGCCCAACCGGGCACGCAGGGACGCATCCGCCAGCAGCCGACGCAGCGCCTCCGCCAGCGCATGGGCATCGTTCGGCGCCAGCGTGAGCGCGTCCACGCCATCGGTGAGCGCCTCGGCCGCGCCGCTCGCGCGAGAGACGACGGAGGGGCGGGCACAGGCCAGGGCCTCCGCGATGGTGAGACCGAAGGGCTCGCGCCGCGTGCTGGCGTGCACGAAGACGTCCAGCGCGCGGTAGACGGGCGCGGAGTCGGGCTGGAAGGGCACGAGCCCGACGCGTCCGGTGAGGTTGCGCTGCGCGATGAGGCGACGCAGCTCGTCCTCGGAGAACTGCGAGCCCGCCGTCTGGTACAGCGGCGAGCCGACCACGTAGAAGCGCACGGGCAGCGACGGCTCCACCCGCGTCAGCGCCTGGGCGGCCTCCAGGAAGAGGTCCTGTCCCTTCCAGCGCGCATAGGTGGCCACCAGGCCCACGCGTGACGTCCCAGAGGGGGCGGGAGGCAGGCCCGCGAGCGCGTCCAGGTCGGCGGTGTCGCCCGTGTCCGGAGCGAAGCGGTTCACGTCCACGCCGTTGTAGACGACTTGCACGGGGACCTTGGGGAGCACCTCCCGGGTGTCGTCTCCCACGGCGCGCGAGTTGGCGATGGCCGCCGAGGCCAGGGGTGCGAGCGCGCCCATCGCACGTCGCACCAGGGGCCGCTCACCGAGGAAGTCGTGGACGTGCCAGACGCGCCGGAGCGGCAGGCCCGCGGTGAAGGCACTCAGCAGGTGGGACTTGATGCCGTTGGAGTGGATGAGGTCCGGGCGCAGGCGTGAGACCTCGCGTCGCAGCACGTGGCCGTGGCTCGCGAGCAGGGCGGGCACCGGGAGCAGCTTGCTCGCGAAGCGCAGCGTATCTGCCAGGTTCCGTCCGCGCAGCGCACTGTCCCCCAGGCTCGACAGGCGCGCGGGGAGCGGCAGGCAGCGTGCGTCCACACCCAGCCGCCGGGCCTGCTCCAGCAGGGGCCCTTCCGTCCCAGAGAACAGATGGAGCGACAGCCCCGCGTCCAGCTCGCGCAGGCAGGACATCAAATCGAGCAACGCGCGCTCGGCGCCGCCGACAATACCTACAGGATTGAGGAAGAGGACGCGCACGCGTGATGGACCGAAGCAGAGCCCTTCGAGGGCGTCAATGAGGGTTCATGAAGTCGAGCGTGACCGCACCCCTGGGTCGCTGTCCGTCAAGGACTCAAGGGGATGCAGCGATGTCTTGGAAATGAAATCAAGCCAGAGAAGTGAATCCAGGAAAGCGTTTTGCGTGACGTTGGGAGGCCCGAGGGTGAGATGGCTTCCGGCCTGCTTGCCGGGCCATGATGCGAGCGACGATGAGTCCTGCGCGTAAATGCCCTCGCTGTGGTGCGAACCACAGGCCGGGAGTGACGGTGTGCCCGCGCGAGGTCTTTCGTGCGGGTGTCGCCGCTGGCGCGGGGGCGTACCGCTCCGAGTCGCGTGACGACACGGACGAGGCCACCTTCAAGCGAGGTCGGCAGACGAAGACGGAGCTCGTGCGGCCGCTGGTGGCGAAGGCGCCCGCGGGCGACATGACGTGGGAGGACTCCGTCACGCGCGACGTGCTCGTGGGCACGAAGGTGGGC
It encodes:
- a CDS encoding glycosyltransferase family 4 protein, with product MQRPRRLVTVSHSYVVTLNRRLANEMARVGGGAWDVTAVAPRFFHGDLRPIHLQLDSDEPAKVAGVRAFLSRSLHAFVYGPELHEHLRRGVDLVHAWEEPFVLAGLEVALLTPRRVPLVFSTFQNLSKRYPPPFAQTERFVVGRSAGWIAGGQTVKDNLLGRPGYAARRSCIIPMGVDTELFRPDRASGEAVRRELGWNTEGPPVIGYLGRFVPEKGVSLLMRVLEQLRTPWRALFAGGGPMETELRAWAARHEDRVRILTGVPHEGVPRVLNAMDVLCGPSQTMPRWKEQFGRMLAEAFACGVPVLASTSGEIPHTVGDAGRLLPEADDTAWARALSDVLESPELRRELSSRGREWAVRRFSWPVVARAHLDFFEALLERR
- a CDS encoding glycosyltransferase — protein: MRALHVYSGNLYGGIESFLVALARASSIHAEGTTHEYALCFEGRLSTELREAGATVHLLGSVRVARPWTVWRARRELGALLKRGGYSVVVCHAAWPQAVFGPVARAAGVPLVFYQHDALSGAHWVERWAGVTSPDLVLANSAYSARSLGSVYPRAPHRVRHPLVQAPARVPDSSERGALRAELGAGDDDVVILQACRMEAWKGHRLLLEALGRMREARGWRLWVAGGAQREEETRYLEGLLAQTRALGLDGRVRFLGQRSDVPRLMRAADVHCQPNTSPEPFGLAFVEALQAGLPVVTTAQGGPLEIVDETCGRLVVPEAGALSAALLRLVVDAEARRKLGAGGPARAAALCAPEVFLQGLDEDLRVAVSGVEA
- a CDS encoding O-antigen ligase family protein; this translates as MSAPRPSSRPQLQGPGVLGRRYVRRAPGAPLEVAPPQQPRPPSKDAPPVTASRTGLLSSNRLVPLFIGVLVACQLALLVEAIAPLRVLVRILAFGLSLALLVLVPGRGARHPAVPFVVGSLAITTLNFFHPGTVSPMAGAVQLGIQLSIIAPLFWVTRLSIDSRVFRLTLTLLFLFNMASASVGVLQVYFPGRFQPAMSAAVQAQGDSYLRSLEFETASGARVFRPMGLTDIPGGAATGGFYAVLLGSGFLLSSRKGLSRALSVVGILVGLLCLYLCQVRAIALTLGVCLAAMAGMLVLTGRVARLAKLMAVVGMASVFAFGWAVAVGGDAVQKRWDSLFEAKPEEVYHSNRGRFLEGTFEYFLPEYPLGAGLGRYGMANAYFGDNSDPAQPPLWAEIQWTAWVYDGGIVVVVLYPLALLATMAWVLQMARRRHDSGDEFWLWGSVIFAYNLGALALTFSYPFFMSQVGMEFWLLNAALFGAWTHAKTLHAHRR
- a CDS encoding glycosyltransferase family 4 protein, with amino-acid sequence MRVLFLNPVGIVGGAERALLDLMSCLRELDAGLSLHLFSGTEGPLLEQARRLGVDARCLPLPARLSSLGDSALRGRNLADTLRFASKLLPVPALLASHGHVLRREVSRLRPDLIHSNGIKSHLLSAFTAGLPLRRVWHVHDFLGERPLVRRAMGALAPLASAAIANSRAVGDDTREVLPKVPVQVVYNGVDVNRFAPDTGDTADLDALAGLPPAPSGTSRVGLVATYARWKGQDLFLEAAQALTRVEPSLPVRFYVVGSPLYQTAGSQFSEDELRRLIAQRNLTGRVGLVPFQPDSAPVYRALDVFVHASTRREPFGLTIAEALACARPSVVSRASGAAEALTDGVDALTLAPNDAHALAEALRRLLADASLRARLGAAARSTAIECFSRQRYAREILSVYRSLLGGQPG
- a CDS encoding glycosyltransferase family 4 protein; protein product: MRRPYTLIAGDFVATGGMDRANLALAHWLAKQGGPVRLVAHRVADELLGFPNVRFVKVPKPANSYLLGEPLLAAMGRAWALRTRAEGGRVLANGGNCVVPGANWVHYVHGAYVSEHVGGVLRQVKGRVGHARFVSEERKALWRSNVILANSKRTRADLVAATGVPEARVHVVYYGNDSERFHPVSPEARRAARAELGWPEDRRVALFVGALGDRRKGFDSLFNAWARLHAHGDWGVDLKVVGVGAQREAWEQEARVQGLERHIEFLGFRKDVPVLLSAADLLVSPTRYEAYGLGVHEALCSGLPALVSRSAGVAERYPTELGGLLLDDPDDVDALVRALESWREHEAAWAPHVAAFSERLRAWTWDDMAAGIVQVMEREG
- a CDS encoding glycosyltransferase, giving the protein MSVTLTGAGLRVLHLGKFYPPASGGIESHVQTLARAQAAQGAQVEVLCANHSRDSGNTSHEFHGKSPTHEEWDGLVRVVRLGRRASVARMDVLPELPGTLRRMLAQGVDVVHLHTPNPTMLLALDMMPRLPAVFVTHHSDVIRQKVAGALFRPLELLLYTRALRIFSDSEAYIEGSSLLKLFRSKVRALPLGIDVEPYLAPSAEVLAAEARWRQDFAGTPLWLMVGRLVYYKGLFTALEALAKAPGRLVVVGVGPLEAEGRARAKALGVESRVTWAGYLPPASLMGAYRAATALWFPSNARSEAYGLSQAEAMASGLPVLNTAIPHSGVAWVSRHEETGLTVPVGDADALARAAKRLVEEPGLAERLGRGARERAQAELRHDVMATRSLKLYAEALGRPVPEMTGAVSEVPALTGTGRA